From Flaviflexus ciconiae:
GACTTTGTCGGCTCCGTAGAGTTCGAGCCTTTCGTTGAGGCATTCGTCCTCATGATCGCCCCGCCCCTCACGGCCGCCGCTTTCACTCAATTTGCTGCGGCCCGCTTGCGGATTGCAGGGAAGGTTCGAGCAACTGTCATGGGCTTGATGGTGCCGCTGATGGTTGTCACGCTAGCCACCGTGGTTGCCTCCCAAATAGCGCGGGTGAGTGAGAGGCTCGGGTCCGTCCTTCTCGTCGTTCCGGTCTTTGTCCTTTTCGCCGCGATCATGGTCGCAGTTGGGACCGTCGTTGGCAGGGTCGCCGGTCTGGATGTGGCCGGTCGGCGTGCTCTCGTATTCAGCGGCGTGACTCGCAACTCGCTGGTCGTACTTCCGCTGGTGCTCGCCCTTCCTCCGGCTTTGGACCTAGCGTCGCTGGTCGTGGTCACCAGACGCTTATCGAACTCGTTGCCATGGTCTTCCTTGTCCGGCTGGTGCCGCGCCTCGTGCCAACCGGTGAATAGCCCGAGGCCGAAACACCCGAGCTAACGGAGGGGTCTCGCTTGGGTGTTTTCTTCCCTCGAAAAGATCCGAGTATGAAGCAGGGATTTGGGTGCGAAGTATCGACCTTGCGGGTAAGTGCTAAAATGGGTTGCATGTGGGTCGCGCAGGTCAAAGGTGCTACAGTGCGCACCGTTTTCCCTCGTAACGTGATGCGACACGGGGAAATGTGCCCGCGGTGAGCATCAGGTCACTGCTCATCTTCCCTGTGCAGACTTCACGCGTGGCCGCAGGGCCGTCTTCTCGCTTCTCCTTGCGGCTTCGCGAGGGTGCTGCTTCGTGGGTGGCAGCTAAGTAGAGCCGCCACGTCCGCCGGTCAGCTAACCGGACGGGGGAGATGTCCACGTTTTACAAGTCGCGATAGAGGACTGTCGCGGTGAAGATAGGGGTATGTCGAAGAAACAAGCAGTGTGGGCGATCGCCGCGAGCGCAGTCGTCCTCTCCGCGTGCTCGGGCGGCAATGACCCGGAGCCGACCGTCACGGTGACTGCGGAAACGGTTGCGCCTTCGACTGACCCCGAGGTCCCCTCAGACTTTAGGGACGACGCTACTCGTGCTTCGCTCGACTTCGCGATAACAGTGGTGGACGAGAGAAGGCAGGAGGGCGGCAATGCCGTTGTGTCACCAGCTTCGATCAGCTATTCGATGGTGATCGCGGGAACCGGTGCGGTCTGCACGAATGAGGAAGCGTTGGTGAGTGCCTTGGGAGTACCCGCTGAAGAGCGGGAAAACACCTACCTGTCTCTCGCAGCTGACCTGGCTGGGCGAGAAGAGGCCGATTATGCGACACGGCTCTCCGGGCTGATTCTGTCGAATTCGACGACGGGACGTGCCGACAACGAAGCACTGTCGGATCTCGCGGAACGCTACTCCCTATCCCATATGACGGTCCCTGAGAGCGAGATCGGGATAACGGCTGACATGTGGGCCCTGGATGCTTCGGACGGTCGTCGCGATGGTTTGGCGGCACCGCTGTCGGCTTCTGCCGACTATTCAGTTCTACTCAATCTTTCTTACTGGAGTACGTGGAGCGCGAGTGCAGACGTGACAACCCTGGACTTCGAGTTTGAGGACGGCAGGCGGGAGCCGGTTCCGGCTCTGGAGTTGCCGGCCCTGGCTTGGGAGGCGGATAGTGGCACGATCCTCGAGCTTCCCACCACATCACCCGACAGCACCTATCTGTACTATCCGGATGTTGCAGGAACTCTTGGGGATCTGACGGCCGACGATTGGGCAATTCCCGGCGAGGGCCAGGAGGTTGTGTTGACCGTCCCGACCCTTTCCGCAAGTGTGACAACCAACGTTGAAAATCTTGGGGACCAATCGTTTCTCGCCTCCGGTTGCGAGAATCCTGGCTTTGGAGCTTCGGCCGAAGGAAGCCTTGCCAGCCAGCATGCTTCCTACGAGTTCGGGGTGGACGGAATCGCAGCCGATCACGTGGGCGATGTGGTGGAGCCGGGGAGAGAAACGACCACACCAGATAGGCCTGGGACGAATGCGAAGATCATTGCGGTGGACCGCGCTTTTGCTGTCATGACGGTCGATGAGGAAACTGGATGGGCGATTCTCTACGGAATGATCGGTGACCCGACGGTGCGGAACTAGATCGCATCGAGGTCGCAACAACAAATCGCGCCGGTAGCAATGCCGTAAGTCGGCATACCTCACGTCAAAAGCAGACCCGTTGGGCGTGCAAGCACCGTGCTTGGACAATGCATGGGCGCGGCACCAGCAGACGAGATCGACCGAAAAGGAACGAGCAGATGATGAAGAAGACAGTACTGGCAACGGCACTGTTGCTGACCATTGCCGCATGTGGCACCTCGGCAGACGAACCCGAAGGCGAGGAGACAACGACGCCGGATAGCGAAACCAGTCACGTTGTCACCGATGAAGAGTACGAGCGGGCAACCGATGCCTCGCTGGAATCTTCGATTGACGTCCTGCGGGCGCAAGACGCAGACAACGGCCTCATTTCACCTGCGTCGCTCAGCTATGCGTTGGCAATGGCGGGGGAGGGCGCCCAGTGCGAGACACTCACCGAAATCAACGAATTCCTGGGCGTGGAGGACGGCTCGCGGTCGACGATCTATCCGGGTCTTTTGCGGCCTGCCAATAAGAGCGGCGAGGAATACGTGACGGGGTTCAGCGCTGCCGTTGCACACAATACGGGGGTGCCCGATACGAGGCTGGACGTTCTCGAGAATGTTGCCGAATCCTATGATGCGGACCTGTTCTCGGACTCTCTCACCAATCTCCAGCCTGCCCTTGACTCGTGGGTTGAGGAGTCAACCGGCGGCCTCCAAACCCAGCTACCAGTTCCGCTACCCGAAAATACTGCGACGGGTTTCATCACCGCCATGCACTACGAGACCGAATGGCAGGGTGATGCGACGAAGACGACGTTCGAGTTCACCAGCTCAGATGGTCAGGTGGAAGATGTGCGCGGAGTTTACCTGCCGGGAAACGTTACTGCCCGGGAGGCGGACCGCGGCACGATCCTGGAACTGCCAACGGACTCACCCGATACAACCTACGTGTTCTACCCGGATGAAGTCATCGATCCCGCCGACCTGACCGCCGATGACTGGGACCTGGAGGACGCCGGAGAGCCTACGGATGTGCACCTGCGTATTCCCGCGGTTGACTTCGACTCCCAAACCGATGTCCTTAAGTACAAGGATGATATTGGCTTACCGAACATCGACGCGAAGGAAGAAGGTTGTGGCCTGGCTGGATTCTCGAAGTCGGAGCAGCATTCGGTTGAGATCGTTGTTCAGAAAGCAACGTTCAAGCTTGACGATGAGGGGATTGCCGCCTCGGCCGTCACCGAAATTATCGGCGAGGCAGGTGCTGCACCGGGCCAGGAAGAGCCCGTTATCATCAACGTTGACCGACCCTACGCCGTCCTCACCGTCTCCGAAGACACCGACTGGGCACTCATGTACGCCACTATCACCGACCCCGGTGCGATCACCCCCGCCATGTACTGAAACACCGAAGCGCTCGTTCCTGCCGCCGACAGGTACGGCACATCACCAGCCTCCTGATCGCGGGATAATGGGTGTTACGGATACACTGTCACGGTGATTATTGGCCAGAACGTCTCGATGCGAATCGGTACCCGCGAACTCCTGACGGATGCGAACTTCCGCATCGACAAGGGTATGCGGATTGGTCTTGTCGGCCGCAACGGTGCAGGCAAGACCACCCTGACCCGCCTCCTCGCCGGGGAGGGCGTTACCTCCGACGTTATTGAACACACGGGGCACATCACTCGCTCTGGCGAGATCGGCTACCTTCCGCAGGATCCCCGCACCGGCGACCTGAGCATACTGACCCGCGACAGGGTCCTGTCCGCCCGCGGGATCGACGAGACAATCCGCAGGATCCGCAAGGCCGAAACCGACATGGGAACCATGACGGGAGCGAAGCAACAAAAGGCCATGGAACGCTATGTCCGCCTCGATGCAGAGTTCACTGCGGCAGGCGGATGGGCGGCTAACTCCGAAGCAGCATCGATCATGGCTGCCCTTGGTCTTCCCGACCGCGTTATCAACCAGCCGCTCGAAACACTGTCCGGCGGTCAGCGCCGCCGCGTTGAACTTGCCAGGATCCTCTTCTCCCAGGCCGAAACTCTCCTCCTCGATGAGCCAACAAACCACCTCGATCACGACTCAATCTTGTGGCTTCGCGACTACCTGAGGAACTACTCGGGTGGCTTCGTTGTCATCTCCCACTCCGTCGAACTGCTCGATGAAACCGTCAACAACGTGTGGCACCTGGACGCAAACAGGGCGGAGCTCGACGTTTACTCCATGGGCTGGAAGCTCTACCTCAAACAGCGCGAGACGGACGAGAAGAGACGCCGCCGCGAACGGGCCAACGCCGAGAAGAAGGCCTCAACCCTCATGGCGCAGGCCGACAAGATGAGGGCGAAGGCCACGAAGGCCGTGGCCGCCC
This genomic window contains:
- a CDS encoding arsenic resistance protein, encoding MRMRPVVNWMEEHQVVLYITGLVLGGLVGLAWPEVAYPAELAIHPVLALLLYATFLGIPFGRIGRAFRDWRFLSTILVTNFAFVPLLVWPLTQIVANDQVLLVGVLFVLLTPCIDYVIVFAGLAGGDAERLLAATPLLMIAQMFLLPLYLWHFVGSDFVGSVEFEPFVEAFVLMIAPPLTAAAFTQFAAARLRIAGKVRATVMGLMVPLMVVTLATVVASQIARVSERLGSVLLVVPVFVLFAAIMVAVGTVVGRVAGLDVAGRRALVFSGVTRNSLVVLPLVLALPPALDLASLVVVTRRLSNSLPWSSLSGWCRASCQPVNSPRPKHPS
- a CDS encoding serpin family protein, translating into MSKKQAVWAIAASAVVLSACSGGNDPEPTVTVTAETVAPSTDPEVPSDFRDDATRASLDFAITVVDERRQEGGNAVVSPASISYSMVIAGTGAVCTNEEALVSALGVPAEERENTYLSLAADLAGREEADYATRLSGLILSNSTTGRADNEALSDLAERYSLSHMTVPESEIGITADMWALDASDGRRDGLAAPLSASADYSVLLNLSYWSTWSASADVTTLDFEFEDGRREPVPALELPALAWEADSGTILELPTTSPDSTYLYYPDVAGTLGDLTADDWAIPGEGQEVVLTVPTLSASVTTNVENLGDQSFLASGCENPGFGASAEGSLASQHASYEFGVDGIAADHVGDVVEPGRETTTPDRPGTNAKIIAVDRAFAVMTVDEETGWAILYGMIGDPTVRN
- a CDS encoding serpin family protein, yielding MMKKTVLATALLLTIAACGTSADEPEGEETTTPDSETSHVVTDEEYERATDASLESSIDVLRAQDADNGLISPASLSYALAMAGEGAQCETLTEINEFLGVEDGSRSTIYPGLLRPANKSGEEYVTGFSAAVAHNTGVPDTRLDVLENVAESYDADLFSDSLTNLQPALDSWVEESTGGLQTQLPVPLPENTATGFITAMHYETEWQGDATKTTFEFTSSDGQVEDVRGVYLPGNVTAREADRGTILELPTDSPDTTYVFYPDEVIDPADLTADDWDLEDAGEPTDVHLRIPAVDFDSQTDVLKYKDDIGLPNIDAKEEGCGLAGFSKSEQHSVEIVVQKATFKLDDEGIAASAVTEIIGEAGAAPGQEEPVIINVDRPYAVLTVSEDTDWALMYATITDPGAITPAMY
- the abc-f gene encoding ribosomal protection-like ABC-F family protein is translated as MIIGQNVSMRIGTRELLTDANFRIDKGMRIGLVGRNGAGKTTLTRLLAGEGVTSDVIEHTGHITRSGEIGYLPQDPRTGDLSILTRDRVLSARGIDETIRRIRKAETDMGTMTGAKQQKAMERYVRLDAEFTAAGGWAANSEAASIMAALGLPDRVINQPLETLSGGQRRRVELARILFSQAETLLLDEPTNHLDHDSILWLRDYLRNYSGGFVVISHSVELLDETVNNVWHLDANRAELDVYSMGWKLYLKQRETDEKRRRRERANAEKKASTLMAQADKMRAKATKAVAAQNMARRAQKMLQGLEAERSADKVAALRFPTPAPCGKTPLTGHELSKSYGSLEVFAGVDLAIDRGSKVVILGLNGAGKTTLLRIMAGIEEADTGVVQPGHGLKLGYYAQEHETIDTGATVYENMRRAAPDLDDTNVRNVLGSFLFSGDDANKPAGVLSGGEKTRLALATLVVSAANVLLLDEPTNNLDPASREEILRALRTYEGAVVLVSHDEGAVEALNPERVLLLPDGDEDLWSDDYLELIALA